One genomic window of [Limnothrix rosea] IAM M-220 includes the following:
- a CDS encoding HNH endonuclease signature motif containing protein: protein MSDKSQQGSEHLGQELQGLFRLADKIGKKRYHRLTAEDFEKYRAYDYWRYEDGDYELGTTQKSKQWVWENSDKYCPICDDFFSKRGGKTIDHKLPRAQYPWWSMDFRNFWIICQKCNKKKGEMHWYEYESYILKHYPDRYLDIKFARPIALLQELLN from the coding sequence ATGTCTGATAAATCACAACAAGGTTCAGAACATCTAGGCCAAGAACTTCAAGGACTATTTCGGCTCGCCGATAAAATTGGCAAGAAACGCTATCACCGCCTTACAGCAGAAGACTTCGAAAAATACCGTGCTTATGATTACTGGCGATATGAAGATGGCGATTATGAGTTAGGTACAACCCAAAAAAGTAAACAGTGGGTTTGGGAAAATTCTGACAAATATTGTCCAATTTGCGATGACTTTTTCTCAAAACGTGGAGGGAAAACTATTGATCATAAGTTACCTCGTGCCCAGTATCCATGGTGGTCAATGGATTTTCGTAACTTTTGGATTATTTGTCAGAAATGTAATAAGAAAAAAGGCGAAATGCATTGGTATGAATATGAGTCATACATACTTAAGCATTACCCAGACCGATATTTAGATATTAAGTTTGCTCGACCAATAGCGTTACTGCAAGAGTTATTGAATTGA
- the ilvB gene encoding biosynthetic-type acetolactate synthase large subunit → MVSTTSPAANDTAVRSEVRSGAYILIDSLKRHGVEFIFGYPGGAILPVYDALHPVDERGEIKHILVRHEQGASHAADGYARATGKVGVCFGTSGPGATNLITGIATAHMDSIPMVVITGQVARAAIGTDAFQETDIFGITLPVVKHSYVVRDPKDMARIVAEAFHIASTGRPGPVLIDVPKDVGLELCEYIPVEPGDVDITGYRPHFEGDSTKITGALHLISESRKPLLYVGGGAITSGAHAEIKELAERFQIPVTTTLMGLGAFDEHHPLSVGMLGMHGTAYANFAVSECDLLIAVGARFDDRVTGKLDEFASEAKVIHIDIDPAEVGKNRAPEVAIVGDVRHVLIEMLQGGKGLPLSTTPTEEWLTKIEGWKQKYPMVAPVYKDSISPQSVIAELDRQAPDAYYTTDVGQHQMWAAQFLKNGPRRWISSAGLGTMGFGMPAAMGVKVAVPNDEVICISGDASFQMCLQELATLAQYNIAVKTVILNNCWQGMVRQWQQNFYGQRYSASNMEVGMPDFELLAKAFGVKGMVIDKPEELAGAIAEMIAYDGPVLLDVRVKRDENCYPMVVPGKSNAHMMGIGQEHE, encoded by the coding sequence GTGGTTTCTACAACATCGCCCGCAGCAAATGATACTGCTGTTCGTTCTGAAGTTCGTTCTGGTGCATACATTCTGATTGACAGTTTGAAGCGCCATGGCGTCGAATTCATCTTTGGTTATCCCGGCGGTGCAATTCTGCCCGTCTATGATGCCCTTCACCCGGTGGATGAGCGTGGGGAGATTAAGCATATTTTGGTGCGCCACGAACAAGGTGCTTCCCATGCGGCAGATGGTTATGCCAGAGCAACAGGGAAAGTGGGTGTGTGCTTCGGCACGTCGGGTCCTGGTGCCACGAATTTGATTACAGGGATTGCCACGGCTCATATGGATTCGATTCCGATGGTGGTCATTACAGGTCAGGTGGCACGGGCGGCGATCGGTACTGATGCCTTCCAAGAGACTGATATTTTCGGCATTACTCTGCCTGTTGTGAAGCACTCCTACGTTGTTCGCGATCCTAAGGATATGGCGCGGATTGTTGCGGAAGCTTTTCACATTGCTAGCACTGGCCGCCCAGGTCCGGTACTCATTGATGTACCCAAAGATGTTGGTTTGGAGCTATGTGAGTATATTCCTGTGGAACCCGGTGACGTTGATATTACTGGCTATAGGCCTCACTTTGAGGGAGATTCCACCAAGATTACTGGGGCGCTCCATCTCATTTCCGAGTCCCGTAAGCCTTTGCTTTATGTCGGTGGTGGGGCAATTACCTCCGGAGCTCACGCGGAAATTAAAGAATTGGCAGAACGGTTCCAGATTCCGGTAACTACGACTTTGATGGGTCTGGGGGCTTTTGATGAGCATCATCCGCTATCGGTGGGTATGTTGGGAATGCATGGTACGGCCTATGCAAACTTTGCGGTCAGTGAATGTGATCTTTTGATTGCTGTGGGGGCGCGTTTTGATGATCGAGTCACGGGTAAGCTGGATGAGTTTGCCTCGGAAGCGAAGGTGATTCACATTGATATTGATCCGGCGGAAGTGGGCAAAAATCGTGCGCCTGAGGTGGCGATCGTTGGTGATGTCCGCCATGTTTTGATTGAAATGTTGCAGGGTGGTAAGGGCTTACCTTTGAGCACGACTCCGACGGAGGAATGGCTCACAAAAATTGAAGGTTGGAAGCAAAAGTACCCGATGGTTGCGCCTGTATATAAAGATAGTATTTCGCCCCAGTCTGTTATTGCGGAGTTGGATCGTCAGGCTCCGGATGCCTATTACACAACGGATGTGGGTCAGCACCAAATGTGGGCGGCACAGTTTCTCAAGAATGGCCCCCGCCGTTGGATTTCGAGTGCGGGTCTCGGCACAATGGGTTTTGGCATGCCTGCTGCGATGGGTGTAAAGGTGGCGGTTCCTAATGATGAGGTGATTTGTATTAGTGGTGATGCGAGTTTCCAGATGTGTTTGCAGGAGCTGGCAACGCTTGCGCAATATAATATTGCGGTGAAAACGGTGATTCTTAATAATTGCTGGCAGGGTATGGTGCGTCAGTGGCAACAAAATTTCTATGGTCAGCGTTATTCTGCGTCTAATATGGAGGTGGGGATGCCTGATTTTGAGCTGCTTGCTAAGGCTTTTGGTGTGAAAGGTATGGTGATAGATAAACCGGAAGAGCTAGCGGGGGCGATCGCCGAGATGATTGCCTATGATGGCCCTGTACTTTTGGATGTACGGGTGAAGCGCGACGAAAACTGCTATCCCATGGTTGTTCCCGGCAAGAGTAATGCTCACATGATGGGTATTGGTCAAGAACATGAATAG
- a CDS encoding Uma2 family endonuclease: MATQAPVKTISPEEYLAQEELATERHEYIKGEVRLMSGGTPKHNDLSGNLFVAFKLALKKQPYKVYHVDQRLWIPSQQIFTYPDVMVASKPLVMQEGRKDTILNACLVAEVLSPSTKNYDRSEKFQYYRSISGFQEYLLIEQEQIFVEHYVKVEAKKWSLTEYTEIEDVIKLESIDCEIALADVYEDIEQ; encoded by the coding sequence ATGGCGACTCAAGCTCCGGTTAAAACCATTTCTCCAGAAGAATATTTGGCACAGGAAGAGTTAGCTACAGAGCGACATGAGTATATTAAAGGAGAAGTTCGGCTAATGTCAGGGGGCACACCGAAGCATAACGATTTGAGCGGGAATTTATTTGTTGCTTTTAAACTCGCTCTCAAAAAACAACCTTACAAGGTCTATCACGTAGATCAGCGTTTGTGGATTCCGTCCCAGCAAATTTTTACTTATCCAGATGTGATGGTTGCCTCTAAACCTTTGGTCATGCAAGAAGGTCGTAAGGATACGATCCTCAATGCTTGTTTGGTTGCAGAGGTTCTGTCACCGTCAACGAAAAATTATGACCGCAGCGAAAAGTTTCAATACTATCGTTCAATTTCAGGGTTTCAGGAATATTTACTAATTGAACAAGAGCAGATTTTTGTGGAACATTATGTGAAGGTTGAAGCGAAAAAGTGGAGCTTGACGGAATATACAGAAATTGAAGATGTCATTAAGTTGGAATCTATAGATTGTGAGATTGCCTTGGCTGATGTCTACGAAGATATTGAACAGTAA
- a CDS encoding HEAT repeat domain-containing protein has protein sequence MSQDALFEQLKNPNPHLRDRAMWEIVDSKDDTTIPRLMSVLDETDTTYRRAAVKTIGAVGIETVPALVETLRASDNGTVRSSCAKALAQVSLNYPEEEFPEEGIEGLKESLQDENPVVNIASAMALGVIGVPALDTLLDVLHSSDNPALGVAIINALSSIKDERAVAALKELAEGEDTDMYMKQMAQSAFSRMDMLKGLEWKGK, from the coding sequence ATGTCTCAAGACGCTTTATTTGAGCAACTAAAAAACCCAAATCCCCATTTGCGCGATCGCGCCATGTGGGAAATTGTTGACTCCAAAGATGACACTACCATTCCTCGACTGATGTCTGTCCTCGACGAAACCGATACAACCTATCGTCGGGCAGCAGTCAAAACGATTGGTGCAGTGGGCATTGAAACAGTTCCAGCTTTAGTGGAGACACTACGAGCGAGCGATAACGGTACTGTACGCAGTAGCTGTGCGAAGGCATTGGCGCAGGTTTCTCTGAATTACCCCGAAGAAGAGTTTCCAGAGGAAGGAATTGAGGGTCTCAAAGAATCTCTCCAAGACGAAAATCCTGTGGTAAATATCGCTTCGGCAATGGCGCTTGGTGTCATCGGCGTGCCTGCCCTAGATACTTTATTAGATGTGCTGCATTCCTCTGATAACCCGGCTCTCGGTGTAGCGATTATTAATGCCCTGAGTTCTATTAAAGATGAACGGGCTGTGGCCGCACTAAAGGAGTTGGCAGAAGGCGAAGATACCGATATGTATATGAAGCAAATGGCGCAGAGTGCCTTTTCTCGCATGGATATGCTCAAAGGTCTGGAGTGGAAAGGAAAATAG
- a CDS encoding cryptochrome/photolyase family protein: MAELVLHWHRRDLRLHDNVALTRARAQSEKVVGVFCLDPGILDADDVAPVRVKYLLACLQELAEKYRHVGSELLVLHGKPLELLPKLAETLKAATVYWNLDVEPYAQKRDHDMAIALREVGIKVETMWDQLLHTPGKILTGSKSPYKVYSPFWRNWSKQEKADPLPVITGCVGLSQAERKQLGDLALPEIPTLEDLGFSWDNPFTVPVGETEALAKLEEFTENFIEAYDGDRNLPAVDGTSRLSAALKFGAIGIRTVWQATLEAMENCRSDEAKKGITTWQQELAWREFYQHCLFFFPELAKGPYREEFQNLQWENDEVKFQAWCDGRTGYPIVDAAMRQLNETGWMHNRCRMIVASFLTKDLIINWQWGEKYFMQKLVDGDLSANNGGWQWSASSGMDPKPLRIFNPASQGKKYDAEADYIREWLPEVRSLDTKVLVTGDIPSSVRERCEYPEPIVDHSVQQREFKRLYKIMKDQNTKQ, translated from the coding sequence GTGGCTGAGTTAGTCTTACATTGGCATCGTCGAGATTTACGTTTACATGACAATGTGGCTTTAACCCGCGCCCGCGCCCAATCGGAAAAAGTTGTGGGAGTTTTTTGCCTAGACCCCGGTATTTTAGACGCGGATGATGTTGCGCCCGTCCGTGTGAAATATTTGTTGGCTTGTTTGCAAGAATTGGCAGAAAAATACCGTCATGTTGGTAGCGAATTATTAGTTTTACACGGCAAGCCCCTAGAGCTTTTACCGAAGCTGGCAGAAACCTTAAAAGCGGCAACGGTGTATTGGAATCTCGATGTGGAACCCTATGCCCAAAAACGGGATCATGATATGGCGATCGCCCTGCGAGAGGTGGGTATCAAAGTCGAAACCATGTGGGATCAGTTGCTCCATACACCTGGAAAAATTTTGACTGGATCTAAATCTCCTTATAAAGTTTATTCTCCCTTTTGGCGGAACTGGTCGAAACAAGAAAAAGCCGATCCGTTACCTGTAATTACAGGATGTGTAGGATTAAGCCAAGCGGAGCGCAAACAATTAGGCGATTTGGCGTTACCCGAAATTCCGACGTTAGAAGACTTGGGGTTTAGTTGGGATAATCCTTTTACTGTGCCTGTCGGTGAAACAGAAGCTCTAGCGAAACTAGAAGAATTTACTGAAAATTTTATTGAAGCCTACGACGGCGATCGCAACCTGCCCGCTGTGGACGGGACATCGCGATTAAGTGCTGCCTTGAAATTTGGGGCGATCGGCATTCGTACCGTTTGGCAAGCAACCCTTGAAGCCATGGAAAATTGTCGGAGCGACGAAGCCAAAAAAGGAATCACCACATGGCAACAGGAACTGGCATGGCGAGAATTTTATCAACACTGTTTATTCTTTTTTCCAGAATTAGCAAAGGGACCCTATCGCGAAGAATTTCAAAATTTGCAATGGGAAAATGATGAGGTGAAATTTCAAGCTTGGTGTGACGGCAGAACCGGCTATCCCATAGTCGATGCCGCCATGCGTCAGCTCAACGAAACAGGCTGGATGCACAATCGGTGTCGGATGATTGTGGCAAGTTTCCTCACAAAGGATTTGATTATTAACTGGCAGTGGGGCGAAAAATATTTCATGCAAAAACTCGTCGATGGCGACCTTTCTGCAAATAATGGCGGCTGGCAATGGAGTGCCTCCAGCGGCATGGATCCAAAGCCCTTGCGAATCTTTAATCCCGCTTCCCAAGGAAAAAAATATGATGCCGAAGCAGACTATATTCGTGAGTGGTTACCAGAAGTGCGATCGCTGGATACTAAAGTTTTAGTGACAGGCGATATTCCAAGCTCTGTGCGGGAACGATGTGAGTATCCCGAACCGATTGTGGATCACTCAGTACAGCAGCGCGAATTTAAACGACTTTATAAAATAATGAAAGATCAAAATACAAAACAATGA
- the ahr gene encoding NADPH-dependent aldehyde reductase Ahr — protein sequence MIKAYAAFEAKGELKPFEYDPGELKPNEVEINVKYCGICHSDVSVIDNEWGISSYPVVPGHEVVGEISAVGDRVTNLSVGQVVGLGWHSGYCGECMPCVSGDQNLCATAQPTIVGHHGGFAEKVRAEALSVVPIPDGIDLEAAGPLFCGGITVFNPLVQFDIEPTSKVAVIGIGGLGHIALQFLNAWGCEVTAFTSSEHKRQEALELGAHKTLNSRDSEELEAAAGQFDLIISTVNVKLDWNSYLNTLKPKGRLHFVGATLEPLDINAFALIMAQRSVSGSPVGSPATIAKMLEFVKLHGIEPVIEKFSFEQVNEAIAKLKDGDIHYRAVLCR from the coding sequence ATGATTAAAGCTTACGCAGCCTTTGAAGCCAAAGGAGAACTCAAACCTTTTGAATATGATCCGGGTGAGCTAAAGCCCAACGAAGTTGAAATTAATGTGAAATATTGTGGTATTTGCCATAGCGATGTCAGCGTTATTGATAATGAATGGGGCATTTCCTCCTACCCGGTTGTACCCGGCCATGAAGTCGTTGGTGAAATCTCAGCAGTCGGCGATCGCGTCACAAATCTCAGCGTGGGACAAGTTGTGGGCTTAGGGTGGCATTCGGGTTATTGCGGTGAATGTATGCCCTGTGTTTCTGGGGATCAAAATCTCTGCGCCACAGCCCAGCCAACGATTGTTGGACACCACGGCGGCTTTGCAGAAAAAGTGCGGGCAGAAGCGCTAAGCGTTGTCCCCATTCCCGATGGCATTGATCTAGAAGCCGCAGGCCCCCTATTTTGCGGTGGCATTACAGTCTTCAATCCGCTGGTACAGTTTGATATTGAACCCACGTCGAAAGTGGCGGTGATTGGTATCGGTGGCTTAGGTCACATAGCGCTGCAATTTCTCAATGCTTGGGGTTGTGAGGTGACAGCATTTACGTCAAGTGAACATAAACGACAAGAGGCTCTAGAACTGGGAGCGCACAAAACTTTAAATTCCCGTGATTCTGAAGAACTAGAGGCGGCGGCGGGACAATTTGATCTAATTATTTCTACCGTCAATGTCAAACTCGACTGGAATAGCTATCTCAATACGCTCAAACCAAAGGGTCGTCTGCATTTTGTCGGTGCAACGTTAGAGCCGCTCGATATTAATGCGTTTGCGCTAATCATGGCACAACGATCGGTGTCTGGTTCCCCTGTCGGTAGTCCTGCCACGATCGCCAAAATGCTGGAATTTGTGAAGCTTCACGGCATTGAGCCCGTAATCGAAAAATTTAGTTTTGAGCAGGTAAATGAGGCGATCGCCAAACTAAAAGACGGCGATATTCATTACCGTGCAGTTCTCTGCCGCTAA
- a CDS encoding photosystem II S4 domain protein — protein MNLPKDDLLKGVENRDEISRILDQTDQAFRTWDIVQTDFLSPPVLYEAVAILKRLTEFNFLQSGGYPQAERQRLAIARNEIPLEPEHIEIAAIDISGNFLFDTATHRDFLGSLLGTGLVREKVGDILVLGDRGAQALVVPELTSFLETALNQVRSVPVKTRPLPLEELKVRPPKKKELTTVEASLRLDAIASAGLGMSRSKMADAISKGNVKVNWKTITQTSYNVKDGDLISLRGKGRVEVGEVNMTKKERYRVQLTRFI, from the coding sequence ATGAATCTACCGAAAGATGATCTCCTCAAAGGTGTCGAAAATCGCGACGAAATTAGCCGCATTCTTGACCAAACAGATCAAGCTTTTCGGACATGGGACATCGTACAGACAGATTTTCTCTCGCCGCCAGTCCTCTACGAAGCTGTTGCTATTCTCAAACGACTCACAGAGTTTAATTTTCTACAAAGCGGCGGTTACCCCCAAGCGGAACGACAACGGCTGGCGATCGCCCGTAACGAAATCCCCCTAGAACCAGAACATATCGAAATTGCAGCAATTGATATTAGCGGTAATTTTTTATTTGATACAGCAACCCACCGTGATTTTCTTGGCTCCCTCCTCGGTACTGGTTTAGTCCGCGAAAAAGTAGGTGATATTTTAGTGCTCGGCGATCGCGGCGCCCAGGCTTTAGTCGTTCCCGAACTTACCTCTTTCCTCGAAACCGCCTTAAATCAAGTGCGTTCCGTCCCCGTGAAAACGCGCCCGCTCCCCCTCGAAGAACTCAAAGTTCGCCCCCCAAAAAAGAAAGAACTAACCACCGTCGAAGCCTCCTTGAGATTAGATGCGATCGCCTCCGCAGGGTTAGGCATGTCCCGCTCAAAAATGGCAGATGCCATCAGTAAAGGCAATGTCAAAGTCAACTGGAAAACCATTACCCAGACGAGCTACAACGTCAAAGACGGAGATCTAATTTCTCTACGAGGTAAAGGACGTGTAGAAGTTGGCGAAGTCAACATGACAAAAAAAGAACGTTACCGAGTGCAATTGACTCGCTTCATTTAA
- a CDS encoding sulfotransferase family 2 domain-containing protein: MFSKAQLKSIIANSTYALPASLQQKVRRKIDQGRFNWFRTYLYQDKQEMMNEFLKHSCLFIHIPKCAGCSINNNLFPGLDSIGHVTLSEYSLVIDQKEFDDLWKFTFVRNPWDRLVSAYYFLKQGGLKGIEKPWFNEHLGEFSDFNDFVIKWLSSETVSKHAVFQIQSQYIELNGKISMDFIGRLESFDNDLKAIAQHIGLGIVHQERVNVTKKRPKYRDAYNTQTRKIVARVYQKDIENFGYEF, translated from the coding sequence ATGTTCAGCAAAGCTCAATTAAAATCAATTATTGCAAATTCAACCTATGCATTACCTGCTAGTCTGCAACAAAAAGTTCGGAGAAAAATAGATCAAGGTCGCTTTAATTGGTTTAGAACATATTTATACCAAGACAAACAAGAGATGATGAATGAATTCCTAAAACATTCTTGTCTATTTATTCATATCCCAAAATGCGCTGGATGTTCCATTAACAATAATTTGTTCCCTGGGCTTGACAGCATTGGTCACGTTACATTGTCAGAGTATTCCCTTGTAATCGATCAAAAAGAATTTGATGACCTGTGGAAATTCACCTTTGTCCGTAATCCTTGGGATAGACTTGTTTCTGCCTATTATTTCCTCAAACAAGGTGGTTTAAAAGGAATAGAAAAACCTTGGTTTAATGAGCACCTAGGGGAATTTTCTGACTTCAATGATTTTGTTATAAAATGGTTATCTTCTGAGACAGTTTCAAAGCATGCTGTATTTCAAATACAGAGTCAATATATTGAACTTAATGGCAAGATCTCTATGGACTTTATTGGACGTTTAGAAAGTTTTGATAATGATTTAAAAGCCATCGCTCAGCATATTGGCCTTGGAATTGTTCATCAGGAAAGGGTTAACGTTACGAAAAAAAGACCAAAGTACCGTGATGCTTATAACACTCAAACGCGTAAAATTGTTGCAAGAGTATACCAAAAAGATATTGAAAACTTTGGATATGAGTTTTAG
- a CDS encoding M3 family metallopeptidase, with protein MSQNPLLIGHGLPPFEQVKAEHVEPAVTQILAELETSVNELEANIKPTWEDFIEPLTRMEEKLMWTWGIIGHLMSVKNSPELREAYEKMQPSVVQFINRWSQSKPIYEGYKAIRESDNWSHLEPAQQRIIESSLREAELAGVGLEGETKEKFNAIQLELAELSTKFSNNTLDATKAFKLKLTDKADVAGLPDSALSLAAQTARSEGEENATPEAGPWVITLDYPSYLPFLKYAENRELREKVYKAAVSKASSGEFDNHPHIDRILELRKQKANLLGFDNFAELSLARKMAPSVEAVEKLMDELREVSFDAAKAELAELTTFSGQSELKHWDVAYWSEKQREAKFGFKAEELRPYFPLPQVLEGLFGLAQRLFSVTITAADGTAPVWHEDVRYFKISDESGTHIANFYLDPYSRPAEKRGGAWMNDCVGRAKIMLEGKVDTRLPVAYLICNQTPPVDGKPSLMTFGEVETLFHEFGHGLQHMLTHVDFPGAAGINNVEWDAVELPSQFMENWCYHRETLFGMAKHYETGETLPEHYYQKLLAARTYMSGSGMLRQLHFSLLDIELHAKYDPAGDETPEDVRNRLAETTTVMKPLPEDSFLCAFGHIFAGGYAAGYYSYKWAEVLSADAFSAFEEVGLEDEQAIATVGKKFRDTVLGLGGSLHPMEVFKKFRGREPQTEPLLRHSGLLQTA; from the coding sequence ATGAGCCAAAATCCCCTTCTCATCGGTCATGGACTTCCTCCCTTCGAGCAAGTTAAAGCCGAGCATGTGGAACCCGCAGTCACGCAAATCCTTGCCGAACTCGAAACCTCAGTAAACGAGCTAGAAGCCAATATCAAACCCACTTGGGAAGACTTCATCGAACCCCTCACCCGCATGGAAGAAAAACTCATGTGGACATGGGGCATCATTGGCCATTTAATGAGCGTCAAAAATAGTCCAGAGCTGCGTGAAGCCTACGAAAAAATGCAGCCAAGCGTCGTTCAGTTCATTAACCGCTGGAGTCAGAGCAAGCCCATTTACGAAGGCTACAAAGCGATCCGCGAAAGCGACAACTGGTCTCATCTAGAACCCGCCCAACAACGCATTATCGAATCATCCCTCCGAGAAGCAGAGCTGGCAGGGGTCGGTTTAGAAGGGGAAACCAAAGAAAAATTCAATGCCATCCAACTAGAACTTGCCGAACTATCCACCAAGTTTTCTAACAACACCCTCGACGCAACGAAGGCCTTCAAACTAAAGCTCACCGACAAAGCCGATGTGGCAGGCTTACCCGATAGTGCCCTCAGTCTCGCTGCCCAAACTGCCCGTAGCGAAGGGGAAGAAAACGCGACACCTGAAGCAGGCCCCTGGGTCATTACCCTCGACTATCCCAGCTACTTACCTTTCCTCAAATATGCCGAAAACCGTGAGCTACGGGAAAAAGTCTATAAAGCCGCTGTGTCGAAAGCATCCTCTGGCGAGTTTGATAATCATCCCCACATCGACCGCATCCTTGAGCTGCGCAAACAAAAAGCAAATCTCCTTGGCTTTGATAACTTTGCCGAATTAAGCCTTGCTCGCAAAATGGCTCCCAGCGTCGAAGCTGTCGAGAAACTAATGGACGAGCTACGGGAAGTGAGTTTTGATGCGGCAAAGGCTGAGCTAGCTGAACTCACAACATTTTCCGGGCAATCGGAACTGAAGCATTGGGATGTGGCCTATTGGTCTGAGAAACAACGGGAAGCGAAATTTGGTTTTAAGGCAGAAGAACTACGTCCCTATTTCCCATTACCCCAAGTGCTTGAAGGTTTGTTTGGTTTAGCGCAACGTCTTTTCTCTGTGACCATTACCGCTGCCGATGGTACTGCTCCGGTATGGCATGAAGATGTGCGTTATTTCAAAATTTCGGATGAGTCGGGCACTCACATTGCGAATTTTTACCTTGATCCCTACAGTCGTCCAGCGGAAAAACGCGGCGGTGCATGGATGAATGACTGTGTCGGTCGCGCCAAAATTATGCTCGAAGGTAAGGTGGATACTCGCCTGCCGGTGGCGTATCTAATCTGTAACCAAACGCCTCCTGTTGATGGCAAACCTAGCTTGATGACTTTCGGTGAAGTGGAAACCCTCTTCCATGAGTTTGGTCACGGTCTCCAGCATATGCTCACCCATGTGGATTTTCCCGGTGCGGCGGGCATTAATAATGTTGAATGGGATGCGGTTGAGTTGCCCAGTCAGTTTATGGAGAACTGGTGCTACCACCGTGAAACTCTGTTTGGCATGGCAAAGCATTATGAAACTGGTGAAACATTGCCGGAGCATTACTACCAAAAACTCCTTGCGGCTCGTACTTATATGAGTGGTTCTGGAATGTTGCGTCAGTTGCACTTTAGTTTGCTGGACATTGAGCTACATGCTAAGTATGACCCTGCTGGTGATGAAACGCCGGAAGATGTGCGCAACCGTCTTGCAGAAACGACCACGGTAATGAAACCTTTGCCAGAGGATTCTTTCCTTTGTGCGTTTGGGCATATTTTCGCGGGTGGTTACGCGGCGGGTTATTACAGCTATAAGTGGGCGGAAGTTCTTAGTGCTGATGCGTTCTCGGCTTTTGAGGAAGTTGGCCTTGAGGATGAACAGGCGATCGCCACTGTTGGTAAAAAATTCCGAGATACAGTGCTTGGTTTAGGCGGTAGCTTGCATCCGATGGAAGTCTTTAAGAAATTCCGTGGTCGCGAACCGCAAACGGAACCTCTATTGCGCCATAGCGGCTTATTACAAACAGCGTAG